In one Cloacibacillus sp. An23 genomic region, the following are encoded:
- the serA gene encoding phosphoglycerate dehydrogenase has protein sequence MGNKWKVLVTEKVGEAGLDIFRNAPEVELEVALGLTDEEIIEKLADADAILTRSGTTMDEKKIEAGHKLKVIGRAGVGVDNIDLPAASRRGIIVINAPSGNTLAATELTMANMLAVVRRVPQACASLHEGKWDRNKFTGRQLSGKKLLIIGLGRIGSEVAKRARAFGMEVIAYDPYIPHTKADSLHVELMGDLEGAVSLADMVTIHTPLTEETADMIDENMLRVFKHGAYLVNCARGGIVDEAAVAQAVRDGRLEGFATDVYSAEPLKPGHPFLAEDIAGKIVITPHIGANTVEAQSEVSRIAAVNMLSVLRGEPYNHAVNLPFLEQALNNDQRMYLSLSRKIGLLAAKLAQVRGSAPHKCHVTLRGPLFDDEEKRLANKLRPYTIAVLKGMLEVSIGTPVSYMLAPLLAKDRDVSIDESYGEPRTYKNTIEVELETAKGTVSLLATITEEGRQRIVRVNDYWVDFVPTGKLLIFQNHDRPGVIGKIGSILGEAGVNIANFALGRKEGSGLALGALEIDGETDDSLNGELIRSGDMVWVATVDFTKAG, from the coding sequence ATGGGTAATAAATGGAAGGTCCTTGTAACGGAAAAGGTCGGAGAGGCGGGGCTGGATATATTCAGAAACGCGCCCGAGGTCGAGCTCGAGGTGGCGCTCGGCCTCACCGACGAAGAGATAATAGAAAAACTCGCCGACGCGGACGCTATACTGACGCGCAGCGGCACGACGATGGACGAGAAAAAAATAGAAGCTGGACACAAGCTCAAGGTCATAGGCCGCGCCGGAGTCGGCGTCGACAATATCGACCTCCCTGCCGCCAGCCGGCGCGGGATAATAGTCATCAACGCACCGAGCGGCAACACGCTCGCCGCAACGGAGCTGACGATGGCCAACATGCTCGCCGTCGTGCGCAGGGTGCCGCAGGCGTGCGCATCTCTCCATGAAGGCAAATGGGACAGAAACAAATTCACGGGCCGCCAGCTCAGCGGCAAAAAACTGCTCATTATCGGCCTCGGGAGGATAGGCAGCGAGGTGGCTAAGCGCGCGCGGGCCTTCGGCATGGAGGTAATAGCCTACGACCCGTACATCCCGCATACGAAGGCCGACTCGCTCCACGTCGAACTGATGGGCGACCTCGAGGGGGCCGTATCGCTCGCCGACATGGTGACGATACACACGCCTCTCACCGAGGAGACAGCTGACATGATAGACGAGAATATGCTGCGCGTGTTCAAGCACGGGGCCTATCTCGTGAACTGCGCGCGCGGCGGCATCGTGGACGAAGCCGCGGTAGCGCAGGCGGTACGCGACGGGCGTCTCGAGGGCTTCGCGACGGACGTTTACAGCGCGGAGCCGCTGAAGCCGGGCCACCCGTTCCTCGCAGAAGACATAGCCGGAAAGATCGTGATAACGCCGCACATAGGCGCGAACACAGTCGAGGCGCAGTCGGAAGTGTCGCGCATCGCGGCGGTGAACATGCTCAGCGTGCTGCGCGGCGAGCCCTACAACCACGCTGTCAATCTGCCCTTCCTCGAGCAGGCGCTCAATAACGACCAGCGCATGTACCTCAGCCTCTCGCGTAAGATCGGCCTGCTCGCGGCGAAGCTCGCCCAGGTGCGTGGCTCCGCCCCCCACAAGTGCCACGTCACGCTGCGCGGCCCGCTCTTCGACGACGAAGAGAAGCGCCTCGCCAACAAGCTGCGCCCCTACACCATCGCCGTGCTCAAGGGGATGCTCGAGGTAAGCATAGGCACGCCGGTCAGCTACATGTTGGCGCCGCTGCTCGCCAAAGACCGCGACGTATCCATCGACGAAAGCTACGGAGAGCCGCGCACTTACAAGAACACGATAGAAGTCGAGCTCGAGACCGCAAAGGGAACCGTTTCACTTCTCGCGACGATAACAGAAGAAGGCCGCCAGAGAATCGTCCGCGTCAACGACTACTGGGTAGACTTCGTACCGACCGGCAAGCTGCTGATATTCCAGAACCACGACCGCCCCGGCGTCATCGGCAAAATAGGCAGCATATTAGGAGAAGCCGGAGTCAATATCGCGAATTTCGCGCTCGGGCGCAAAGAAGGCAGCGGACTCGCGCTCGGCGCGCTCGAAATCGACGGCGAGACGGACGACAGCCTCAACGGAGAGCTCATCAGAAGCGGCGACATGGTGTGGGTCGCCA
- a CDS encoding aminotransferase class V-fold PLP-dependent enzyme — MRKYLLTPGPVEVPPPVLAAGAAQMESHRCAAFSSLFMGISEKLGRLFESSSPVVILPSSGTGALECAAVNFLGAGDKFVSLSCGAFGKRFREIAQRTGAEGVFADYPEGCAPAPGDAAELLRAHPDAKALLITHNETSTGVTVPVKDIIAALPKERRTLVLVDGVSSVGAMECFPEQWGIDVLCTASQKGLMTPPGLGFVWLSERALAELDSRRCPSYYFDLKLHLKYMKKDSYENPYTPPVSLYYALDAALGVILRDGARSWFAKRRRWAGGFASGLEGMGYELLVKDPALRSAGVTAFSAPGGKSEAVRAVLSRMGLTTAGGQGGLKGKLIRSAHYSDWGETELKEILGAFGEALKETAE; from the coding sequence TTGAGGAAATATTTGCTGACTCCTGGACCGGTCGAGGTGCCGCCGCCGGTTCTTGCGGCCGGTGCCGCTCAGATGGAAAGCCATAGGTGCGCCGCGTTCTCATCTCTTTTCATGGGAATTTCGGAAAAGCTCGGGAGACTTTTCGAAAGCTCCTCCCCCGTCGTTATACTCCCGTCCTCGGGCACGGGTGCGCTTGAGTGCGCGGCGGTCAACTTCCTCGGCGCCGGCGACAAGTTCGTCTCTCTCTCGTGTGGCGCCTTCGGCAAAAGGTTTCGTGAAATAGCGCAGCGCACGGGAGCTGAGGGCGTATTCGCCGATTATCCCGAAGGCTGCGCGCCTGCTCCCGGCGACGCGGCAGAGCTGCTTCGCGCGCACCCTGACGCGAAAGCTCTGCTTATCACGCACAACGAAACCTCGACTGGGGTGACTGTGCCGGTCAAGGATATTATCGCAGCCCTGCCAAAGGAGCGCCGCACGCTCGTACTCGTCGACGGAGTAAGCTCGGTCGGCGCGATGGAATGCTTCCCGGAGCAATGGGGGATCGACGTGCTATGCACGGCCTCGCAAAAAGGGCTGATGACGCCGCCGGGGCTCGGATTCGTCTGGCTGTCGGAGCGCGCGCTCGCTGAGCTCGACTCACGCCGGTGTCCGAGCTACTACTTCGACCTCAAGCTTCATCTTAAATATATGAAAAAAGATTCCTACGAAAACCCGTACACGCCGCCGGTGTCGCTCTACTACGCGCTCGACGCGGCACTCGGCGTGATACTTCGGGACGGGGCGCGCTCGTGGTTTGCAAAGCGCCGCCGCTGGGCCGGCGGTTTTGCGTCGGGGCTTGAGGGCATGGGCTACGAGCTTTTGGTAAAAGACCCCGCTCTGCGTTCCGCAGGCGTTACGGCTTTCAGCGCGCCGGGCGGCAAAAGCGAAGCCGTGCGCGCCGTTCTTTCACGGATGGGACTCACGACGGCGGGAGGACAGGGAGGCCTCAAGGGGAAGCTCATACGCTCCGCGCACTACAGCGACTGGGGAGAAACCGAACTTAAGGAAATACTCGGCGCTTTCGGCGAAGCGCTGAAAGAAACGGCGGAATAA